Proteins encoded in a region of the Agromyces protaetiae genome:
- a CDS encoding NAD(P)/FAD-dependent oxidoreductase, with product MGTTVFERRRPPASVIAHSLEHAEQRVFWLDDLTGRVARPALTGDHVADLVIVGGGYTGLWTALLAKRRTPEARVVLVEGRSVGWAASGRNGGFVEASLTHGRENGLTRWPDEIETLDRLGLENLDAIEADLAEWGADAEFERVGALGVAVEPHQVEWLHELAADARERGDDSLRLLDEHEARAAVASPTYLGAVWETRTNALVHPGKLAAELARLAEDVGVEIFERSPVRRIDTPGSTGAVSIITDHGRVRARQAVLATNVFPSLLRRNRLMTVPVYDYVLMTEPLSAEQLASIGWGDRQGISDLANQFHYYRMTRDGRVLFGGYDAVYHYGGRLRAAYENRRESFETLAAHFFTTFPQLEGLRFTHRWAGAIDTSTRFCAFYGTARDDRVAYASGFTGLGVAATRFAGEVMLDLLERRENERTALRMVRERPLPFPPEPAASIGINATRWSLDRADHDRGRRNLLLKTLDALGLGFDS from the coding sequence GTGGGAACCACCGTCTTCGAACGCCGCCGTCCACCGGCGTCCGTCATCGCGCACAGTCTCGAACATGCCGAGCAGCGTGTGTTCTGGCTCGACGACCTCACGGGCCGGGTCGCCCGCCCGGCCCTCACGGGCGATCACGTCGCCGACCTCGTGATCGTCGGCGGCGGCTATACAGGCCTCTGGACGGCGCTGCTCGCGAAGCGGCGCACTCCCGAGGCACGGGTGGTGCTCGTCGAGGGCCGCTCCGTCGGGTGGGCGGCATCGGGCCGCAACGGCGGGTTCGTCGAGGCGAGCCTCACGCACGGCCGCGAGAACGGCCTGACCCGTTGGCCCGACGAGATCGAGACCCTCGACCGGCTCGGGCTCGAGAACCTCGACGCCATCGAGGCCGACCTCGCCGAGTGGGGCGCCGACGCCGAGTTCGAGCGCGTCGGCGCGCTGGGCGTGGCGGTCGAGCCCCATCAGGTGGAGTGGCTGCACGAGCTCGCGGCCGACGCGCGCGAGCGCGGGGACGACAGTCTGCGGCTGCTCGATGAGCACGAGGCGCGCGCCGCCGTCGCGTCGCCGACCTATCTCGGTGCGGTGTGGGAGACGCGGACGAACGCGCTCGTCCACCCCGGCAAGCTTGCGGCGGAGCTCGCCCGACTCGCCGAAGACGTGGGCGTCGAGATCTTCGAGCGCTCGCCGGTGCGCCGCATCGACACCCCCGGTTCGACCGGAGCGGTCTCGATCATCACCGACCACGGCCGCGTCCGCGCCAGGCAGGCCGTGCTCGCCACGAACGTGTTCCCCTCGCTGCTCAGGCGCAACCGGTTGATGACCGTGCCCGTGTACGACTACGTGCTCATGACCGAGCCGCTCTCGGCCGAACAGCTTGCGTCCATCGGCTGGGGCGATCGGCAGGGCATCAGTGACCTGGCGAATCAGTTCCACTACTACCGGATGACCCGCGACGGGCGCGTCCTGTTCGGCGGCTATGACGCCGTGTACCACTACGGCGGCCGGCTCCGTGCCGCGTACGAGAACCGGCGCGAGTCATTCGAGACGCTCGCCGCGCACTTCTTCACGACCTTCCCGCAGCTCGAGGGGCTGCGGTTCACGCACCGATGGGCGGGCGCGATCGACACCTCCACGCGGTTCTGCGCCTTCTACGGCACGGCCCGCGACGACCGGGTCGCGTATGCGAGCGGCTTCACCGGACTGGGGGTCGCCGCGACCCGATTCGCAGGCGAGGTCATGCTCGACCTGCTCGAGCGGCGCGAGAACGAGCGCACCGCGCTGCGCATGGTCCGCGAGCGTCCGCTGCCGTTCCCGCCCGAGCCGGCCGCGTCGATCGGCATCAACGCGACCCGCTGGTCGCTCGATCGCGCCGACCACGACCGCGGCCGCCGCAACCTGCTGCTGAAGACGCTCGACGCACTCGGCCTGGGGTTCGATTCGTGA
- a CDS encoding YybH family protein: MIADGFEGALDRTAAGLAAMGAGDARPYQECWARDDGVTLFGAFGTIEQGHGDVMATLDWVASRFSDGTLVPEYETVHVGEDVAFTVGFERGVLRVDGGKPTELTIRVTHVYRRIDDAWCIVHRHGDHPPALAARPRLGA; the protein is encoded by the coding sequence ATGATCGCTGATGGTTTCGAGGGGGCGCTCGATCGCACCGCGGCCGGGTTGGCCGCGATGGGTGCGGGCGACGCGCGACCGTATCAGGAGTGCTGGGCGCGCGACGACGGGGTGACGTTGTTCGGGGCGTTCGGCACCATCGAGCAGGGGCACGGCGACGTCATGGCGACGCTCGACTGGGTCGCGAGCCGTTTCAGCGACGGCACCCTCGTACCCGAGTACGAGACGGTGCACGTCGGCGAGGACGTCGCCTTCACGGTCGGGTTCGAACGGGGCGTGCTGCGCGTCGACGGTGGCAAGCCGACCGAGCTCACCATTCGGGTGACGCACGTGTACCGCCGCATCGACGACGCGTGGTGCATCGTGCATCGGCACGGCGACCATCCGCCGGCACTGGCCGCCCGACCTCGACTCGGCGCCTGA
- a CDS encoding OsmC family protein gives MTREHHYELALSWTGNDGEGTKTYRSYRRDHVVSAPGAPQIPGSSDPAFRGDPSRWNPEQLLVASLAQCHLLWYLHFAASAGVVVVGYEDAPTGTMVEDAAGGGRFSEVTLRPRVTVAAGTDPALAASLHAKVGDVCFIARSVNFPVRHDATVAVTG, from the coding sequence ATGACCCGCGAACACCACTACGAGCTCGCCCTGAGCTGGACCGGCAATGACGGCGAGGGCACGAAGACGTATCGCAGCTACCGGCGGGACCACGTCGTGTCCGCACCGGGTGCACCGCAGATCCCGGGTTCGTCCGACCCCGCGTTCCGCGGCGACCCCTCGCGTTGGAACCCCGAACAGCTGCTGGTCGCCTCGCTTGCACAGTGCCACCTGCTCTGGTACCTGCACTTCGCCGCGAGCGCGGGCGTCGTGGTCGTCGGCTACGAGGATGCTCCGACCGGGACCATGGTCGAGGACGCCGCCGGCGGCGGTCGCTTCAGCGAGGTCACCCTGCGCCCGCGGGTCACGGTGGCCGCGGGCACCGACCCCGCGCTCGCCGCCTCGCTGCACGCGAAGGTCGGCGACGTGTGCTTCATCGCGCGCTCGGTGAACTTCCCGGTCCGCCACGACGCAACGGTCGCCGTCACCGGCTGA
- a CDS encoding helix-turn-helix domain-containing protein, whose product MSIVEPRSRPTPTGAAVTGEAESSDGVDALTLGRRIRDRRTAIGMTLGALAEAVDRAPSQVSAIENGKREPRLSMLRTIAAALDTTADELLRPDAPTERAALEIAVERAQRGPVFGALGLEPFRLAKSMNDQTLRTILALHQEIDRLHRERAATPEEARRTNAQLRAEMRARDNFYPELEAQAAALLTAVGHTGGPVSHQLVADMANHLGYSLHYVGDLPHSTRSVTDKRHGRIYLPTAPTSSRDSRSPILQALASHALAHEEPRNYGEFLRQRIETNYLTAAILLPEQAAVRYLTEAKNLRRISMEELRDHFAVTYETAAHRFTNLATARLGIPVHFMKVHESGTIIKAYENDRVRFPSDALGAVEGTTVCRNWTARTVFDVTDRFSPWYQYTDTPSGTFWCTSRIEKAKEGEYSVSVGVPFEHVKWFRGRETQHRAVSRCPDESCCRRAPEALAERWSDASWPAARTPTSLLAALPTGTFPGVDQTEVYEFLEAHAPD is encoded by the coding sequence ATGTCCATCGTGGAACCACGCTCTCGTCCGACGCCGACCGGCGCCGCAGTGACTGGCGAGGCCGAGTCATCCGATGGCGTCGACGCACTGACCCTCGGCCGACGCATCCGCGACCGCCGCACCGCGATCGGCATGACGCTCGGCGCCCTCGCCGAGGCCGTCGACCGCGCACCGAGCCAGGTGTCGGCGATCGAGAACGGCAAGCGCGAGCCGCGCCTGTCCATGCTCCGCACCATCGCCGCCGCACTCGACACGACGGCCGACGAACTGCTCCGGCCGGATGCGCCGACGGAACGCGCAGCGCTCGAGATCGCCGTCGAGCGCGCGCAACGCGGCCCGGTGTTCGGCGCACTCGGGCTCGAGCCGTTCCGTCTGGCCAAGTCCATGAACGACCAGACGCTGCGCACGATCCTCGCGCTGCACCAGGAGATCGACCGGCTGCACCGCGAGCGTGCGGCCACACCCGAGGAGGCGCGGCGCACGAACGCGCAGCTGCGGGCGGAGATGCGCGCGCGCGACAACTTCTACCCCGAGCTCGAGGCGCAGGCCGCCGCGTTGCTCACGGCCGTCGGGCACACCGGCGGGCCGGTCTCGCACCAGCTGGTCGCCGACATGGCGAACCATCTCGGATACTCGTTGCACTATGTCGGCGACCTGCCGCACTCGACGCGCTCGGTCACCGACAAGCGGCACGGACGCATCTACCTGCCCACCGCGCCGACGTCGTCGCGCGATTCACGCTCGCCGATCCTGCAGGCGCTGGCGAGCCATGCCCTCGCGCACGAGGAGCCCAGAAACTACGGCGAATTTCTCCGGCAGCGCATTGAGACGAACTACCTCACGGCGGCGATCCTGCTGCCCGAGCAGGCGGCCGTGCGGTACCTGACAGAGGCGAAGAATCTGCGGCGCATCTCGATGGAGGAACTCCGCGATCATTTCGCCGTGACATACGAGACCGCCGCCCATCGATTCACGAACCTGGCGACCGCGCGACTCGGCATCCCGGTGCACTTCATGAAGGTGCACGAGTCGGGCACGATCATCAAGGCGTACGAGAACGACCGGGTGCGCTTCCCGTCGGACGCGCTCGGTGCGGTCGAGGGCACCACGGTGTGCCGCAACTGGACGGCGCGCACGGTCTTCGACGTGACCGACCGGTTCAGCCCCTGGTACCAGTACACGGACACGCCCTCGGGCACCTTCTGGTGCACCTCGCGCATCGAGAAGGCCAAGGAGGGCGAGTACTCGGTGTCGGTCGGGGTGCCGTTCGAGCACGTGAAGTGGTTCCGCGGGCGCGAGACCCAGCACCGTGCCGTGTCGCGCTGCCCTGACGAGTCCTGCTGCCGGCGCGCGCCGGAGGCGCTCGCCGAGCGGTGGTCGGATGCCTCGTGGCCCGCCGCGCGCACCCCCACGAGCCTGCTCGCGGCGCTCCCCACGGGCACCTTCCCGGGCGTCGACCAGACCGAGGTCTACGAGTTCCTCGAGGCGCACGCGCCCGACTGA
- a CDS encoding ATP synthase subunit B family protein has translation MTNTFSSDPYGSGATSGSDASGGGASDLREQAKNVASDAGDAGKHVVDVAKDETHGVASETKTQARRLVGQVGDELRGQAAQQQSRVASGIRDVGSQFEQMADSADDSGMAANLVRDAGRRVGHVGEWLDQRDPKDLLEEVKRFARRRPGVFLAVATGAGLVAGRLTRALASSSGDSGAAHAASGSPQASTYAGSTGTSGGTATRPRPVTAPPVTARPVTPPRATEPPATTTIGNPAVPGGAVGGTGPTPGAGGI, from the coding sequence ATGACGAATACGTTTTCATCCGATCCCTACGGCTCAGGAGCCACCAGTGGGAGCGACGCTTCCGGTGGAGGGGCATCCGACCTCCGTGAGCAGGCCAAGAACGTGGCCTCGGACGCCGGCGATGCCGGCAAGCACGTCGTCGACGTCGCGAAGGACGAGACCCATGGCGTGGCGAGCGAGACCAAGACGCAGGCGCGCCGGCTCGTGGGCCAGGTCGGCGACGAGCTGCGCGGGCAGGCCGCGCAGCAGCAGTCACGGGTCGCGAGCGGCATCCGCGATGTCGGCTCGCAGTTCGAGCAGATGGCGGACAGCGCGGATGACTCCGGCATGGCCGCGAATCTCGTCCGCGACGCTGGACGCCGAGTCGGCCACGTCGGCGAATGGCTCGACCAGCGCGACCCCAAGGACCTGCTCGAGGAGGTCAAGCGGTTCGCGCGCCGACGCCCAGGGGTGTTCCTCGCGGTCGCGACGGGAGCGGGCCTCGTCGCCGGTCGCCTGACGCGCGCACTGGCAAGCTCTTCGGGTGACTCGGGCGCTGCACACGCGGCGAGCGGCTCGCCGCAGGCGAGCACGTACGCGGGTTCGACCGGGACGTCCGGCGGAACGGCCACGCGGCCGCGGCCGGTGACCGCGCCACCCGTGACGGCCCGGCCGGTCACGCCGCCGCGCGCGACGGAGCCTCCTGCGACGACGACCATCGGCAACCCGGCCGTGCCGGGCGGCGCCGTTGGCGGCACCGGGCCGACCCCGGGGGCGGGCGGGATCTGA
- a CDS encoding phage holin family protein, with amino-acid sequence MTDNRPGFEPQTPSERQAERESLGQLLQEVSRDLSTLFRQEVELAKAELKETAKKAGKGAGLFGGAGVAGLLALVFVSIAAWWALGYLIGNAWSALVVAAIWGIVAAVLAMTGKKEIEEIEGAPQTVETVKEIPETLKRNEENR; translated from the coding sequence ATGACCGACAACAGACCGGGATTCGAACCGCAGACCCCGTCGGAACGGCAGGCCGAGCGCGAGTCGCTCGGGCAGCTGCTCCAGGAGGTCTCCAGGGATCTGTCGACGCTGTTCCGCCAGGAGGTCGAGCTCGCGAAGGCCGAACTGAAGGAGACCGCGAAGAAGGCCGGAAAGGGCGCAGGGCTCTTCGGCGGTGCCGGCGTCGCCGGCCTGCTCGCGCTCGTCTTCGTGTCGATCGCCGCCTGGTGGGCGCTCGGGTACCTGATCGGCAACGCCTGGTCGGCGCTCGTCGTCGCCGCCATCTGGGGGATCGTCGCAGCGGTCCTCGCGATGACCGGCAAGAAGGAGATCGAGGAGATCGAGGGCGCACCGCAGACCGTCGAGACCGTCAAGGAGATCCCCGAAACGTTGAAGAGGAATGAGGAGAACCGATGA
- a CDS encoding DUF3618 domain-containing protein has protein sequence MSNPDEIREDIERTRADLGQDVDALADKVNPSKIVDRKTRRVRQGFTTLKEKVMGAADDAGDSAHGAMSHVGDAAHHAGDAVKDAPHKAASATRGNPVAVGLIAFGVGWLAASLIPTTRVEQQAADKAKEAAAPLVDQVKEVAQETAENLKEPAKEAAEAVKERATDAAHTVADEGKAAASDVKDEAQRAAKQQG, from the coding sequence ATGAGCAACCCCGACGAGATCCGCGAGGACATCGAGCGCACAAGGGCCGACCTCGGCCAGGACGTGGACGCGCTCGCCGACAAGGTGAACCCGTCCAAGATCGTGGACCGGAAGACGCGGCGGGTGCGCCAGGGCTTCACCACGCTCAAGGAGAAGGTCATGGGCGCGGCCGACGACGCCGGTGACTCGGCACACGGCGCCATGTCGCACGTCGGCGACGCGGCCCATCACGCCGGCGACGCCGTCAAGGACGCTCCGCACAAGGCGGCGTCCGCGACGCGCGGCAACCCGGTTGCCGTGGGGCTCATCGCCTTCGGCGTCGGCTGGCTGGCAGCGTCGCTGATCCCGACCACGCGCGTCGAGCAGCAGGCGGCCGACAAGGCGAAGGAAGCGGCGGCACCACTGGTCGATCAGGTCAAGGAGGTCGCTCAGGAGACCGCCGAGAACCTGAAGGAGCCCGCGAAGGAGGCCGCTGAGGCGGTCAAGGAGCGGGCGACCGACGCGGCCCACACGGTCGCCGACGAGGGCAAGGCCGCGGCCTCGGACGTGAAGGACGAGGCGCAGCGGGCCGCGAAGCAGCAGGGCTGA
- a CDS encoding TIGR03557 family F420-dependent LLM class oxidoreductase — translation MTKYGYKLAAEGFGPAELIRQAQLAERAGFDFVEISDHFHPWLDVQGHSPFAWTVLGAIAATTDRIGLATGVTCPTVRYHPAIIAQAAATLALVSDGRFALGIGSGERLNEHVVGRGFPSADERQDMLREALEIIRLLWQGGYQSYRGEFLDLEDARVFDLPDVLPQIIVAAGGPQAARIAAELGDGLFGTEPKPELFDAFREAGGDGPAYGEVGLAWAESEEAAVKHAFETARWSLTGWKVMAELPNPANFEASAALAREEDIAEAMPCGPDAATHLEAIREYERVGYDHVVLMNNGPDPDGFIDFFARELKPALGA, via the coding sequence ATGACGAAGTACGGATACAAGCTCGCAGCGGAAGGGTTCGGCCCGGCCGAGCTGATCCGCCAAGCCCAGCTCGCAGAGCGGGCCGGGTTCGACTTCGTCGAGATCAGCGATCACTTCCACCCGTGGCTCGACGTGCAGGGGCACTCCCCGTTCGCCTGGACCGTGCTCGGCGCGATCGCCGCCACCACCGACCGCATCGGCCTCGCGACCGGCGTCACCTGCCCGACCGTGCGGTACCACCCGGCGATCATCGCGCAGGCCGCCGCGACCCTGGCGCTCGTCTCAGACGGGCGGTTCGCGCTCGGCATCGGCTCCGGCGAGCGCCTGAACGAGCACGTCGTCGGGCGCGGGTTCCCCTCGGCCGACGAACGCCAGGACATGCTGCGCGAGGCGCTCGAGATCATCCGCCTGCTCTGGCAGGGCGGCTATCAGTCCTACCGGGGCGAGTTCCTCGACCTCGAGGATGCCCGGGTGTTCGACCTGCCCGACGTGCTGCCGCAGATCATCGTCGCCGCGGGTGGTCCGCAGGCGGCGCGGATCGCGGCCGAACTCGGCGACGGGCTGTTCGGCACCGAGCCGAAGCCCGAGCTGTTCGACGCGTTCCGAGAGGCGGGCGGCGACGGGCCGGCCTACGGCGAGGTCGGGCTGGCCTGGGCGGAGAGCGAAGAGGCGGCCGTGAAGCACGCCTTCGAGACCGCACGCTGGTCGCTCACCGGCTGGAAGGTCATGGCCGAGCTGCCGAACCCGGCCAACTTCGAGGCATCCGCCGCCCTCGCCCGCGAAGAGGACATCGCCGAGGCGATGCCGTGCGGGCCTGATGCGGCAACGCACCTCGAAGCGATCCGGGAGTACGAGCGCGTCGGCTACGACCACGTCGTGCTCATGAACAACGGCCCCGACCCGGACGGGTTCATCGACTTCTTCGCGCGCGAGCTGAAGCCGGCGCTCGGCGCCTGA